The sequence CATCAGAGCCTGATATGTACTTGTGTaaagttttgtttttcaataaaaatgtcacactattaatatttgaaatttttgatacaTATGGTCCAATTAGAGCACCAAAGGATATATAGGTATAAAAAATGCACCACTAATcatatgcattttcaaatcttattggaagaagttaaaaaaaaaaaaacaagattctTCCTTagctttcaagtaaaaaaaaggGGGCCATCCTTCAATTAGAGGAAACACCAACCTTAACTCGCCATCGCACCAAGGTGCCCAATGCCTACTTGCCAACTTGCCCCAAAACTAGGAATGGCTATATTAGTGgaagaagaaaattagaaaggagaaaggagaaaattattaaatatgaaacaaattttcaatgtaaaagaaaaagggcGGAGACATAATATTATCCTTATTTtcgtttttaaaattatccaaaTGCATGCAAGGAGGGGGAAAATAAAATCCAATCCAAATGTACGTTTCTTCGGCTGGGCTGAAGCTTAACTTTTGATTCATTACACAATTAAATTTGGGCCAGACTAAAGTTGGCCCCAGTAGAGTTGTTATGGAGACTGGGCCATACGTAAGCCCAGTTCGAAGCAATGCCACGTATGCATATTTGGCGCCAAAACTTCCCGCCAAAAGGAAGAGCCTTATCGGAATAATAGCTTAGGGCGAAGGGCGAAGAACAGTTCCTGACGCAGTAAAGCCTCACAAAAATGGCGGGAGAAGCTTCGAACTCGGATCCACATCCACGGCCTAGCGATTCCGACGCTGGTAATTCCGGAAATCCACCATCCACACCCGATTCGCCCACCTCTGCTGGTTTCAACACCGATCAACTCCCTCCCAGCCGCACTTCCGAGAACTACTCCGACGAAGATGAGGCCGCCGTCGATCCCCACATCATCAGAGACGAACCAGAAGATGTGGAGGACGAGGGGGAAGGCGAGGATCTTTACAACGACAATTTCATGGAGTCTGTATTTGTTtacatattctttatttttttgtttctctatttgtttgtttttgttctgAGTTTGGTAGCGTTGTTCTTATGGAATGCCGTGTGTTCTGAAATGTAGCGATTATCGGAGGATGGATGAGCACGACCAGTATGAATCGTTGGGACTTGACGAGTCTCTGGAAGATGAGAGGGATTTGGATCAGATCATGGAGGATCGAAGGGCTGCTGAGATGGAGCTCGACACTAGAGATACTCGCATCACTGAGACGAAGCTTCCTCGTCTTCTTCTCGACCAAGGTGATTCCCTTTTGGTAATCTGGTTTAATCTCCTCTTTTTAAACAACAAACCCTAGTTCCTGCCCTGAATTGAACTCAGCTCTCTGATTAAACTTTGTGTTGTGATTCTGCACTATCCATGCTCTAAagcttgtttaaatttgttgtcTTAAACCACGGAGGGACTTTTAGAGAgtatatttgaaatcaaattggAAGAATGGGGCATTTGAAACCTGGTAGGTTGTGGTATTTGCATGGTGGAAGCCTATTGTGATTGTTGTCTGGtcatcaatcttttttttttttaattgtaggCCTACCTccccaattttcacattttcaaatgtatcaactttgtgacaaaagATGTAAAGAAATCACCAATCCAATCGATGATGCTGAGGGTTTTATCCTCACAAATGGATTAGATTGCTAAACAGAATAACAATTACGTTACTAATAGAGAACCTAGAGAAGTTTAAGCCGTCTACTTTAATAGAATTGCTTCATCCTCCACTTAAAAGATGTAAGGCACTCATTGTTTATGCCCTACCCCATGTCAGACATGCAATTGAACAATTTTGATATTACTGGAAATAAATAAGGgaaatttttcaattttgctTTTAGCTGCAGTGGTTTGATCATTGCACAACTAATGAGTGCAGTTACTAAAAGTTGCTAATGGAATAGTCCATGTATCATTGTTTTTGTGCCCTCTGCTTCTCATATTATCATCCGCCTTATCATTTCCAGTTAAAAGAAACTGCTGTTAATGGTTCTTTCATCTACTATTAATTAATATGTTTCAAGTACAGTCTGGCAGAAGCTTTGAGCTGAACTCTTTGCAGGAATTTTTTTTGTCTGCAGTTCCAATTCAATTACATGGAAGATTGAATCATGTGTTAccaatttattcatattatgtCATCAAATTCTTTTGCATACACACATGTACTGAAGTGATGGGATCAAACTCACAGCATTAGGTTGCATGTGAATGCAGTATGAGTACATCTCTCAGATGATtctctttgaaaataaagttgaaatttGGTGTCAGCTGTGTCAGTTGATTTCTGATTTTGGCAGAGTTAAAtgttatatatttccttttttattggCATATATACTGCTTGGTCAATAATATGATGCAGAAGAACCATGGtggaaattttataaatttgcaATTTTGGTTGCAGATACTGATGATGACAACCATAGGCCTTCAAAAAGATCAAGAGCAGATTTTAGGCCTCCAGCTGCAGCAAGAAGCTATGATGATGCTGATGCGATGTTAAGTTCGCCAGGAAGGTCACGAGGACACTCACGAGAGGATGTTCCCATGACTGATCAGACTGATGATGAACCATACGAGGTATCTTGTTCTCTGCAGCTCTGATCTCCTATTTACTTAATTCATAGATGCCCCATCAGAATTGTGAATTACATCTTGTGTCCATTCCTTTTACTGATGGGTTCCTCATgcaggatgatgatgatgatgatggtgagtTCGAGATGTACCGTGTTCAAGGAACGCTAAGGGAATGGGTTACTAGAGATGAAGTGCGCCGCTTCATTGCAAAGAAGTTTAAGGAATTCGTACTCACCTATGTGAACCCAAAGAATGAACATGGTGATTTTGAATATGTGCGACTGATAAATGAGATGGTCTCAGGTAGAATATCTCCTTGTGCTTCGTTTTTAACGTGTGAAATTGTAAAAGTGAACTGTGATTATCCCCTCCTGGCTCATCTATTTAGTTGCTCATGTTTTTTATATGGACTAATCTAATACTGTATATGCAGCTAACAAGTGTAGTTTGGAGATTGATTACAAACAGTTCATCTATATCCATCCCAATATTGCTATCTGGCTGGCTGATGCCCCTCAATCTGTCCTTGAGGTCATGGAAGACGTAGCCAAGAATGTTGTCTTTGATTTACATCCAAACTACAAAAATATTCACCAAAAGATCTACGTCCGCATCACCAACTTACCGGTTTATGATCAGATACGCAACATACGGTAACTTGGAAATCATTGTCAGATACTTTGCATCTTATTAAAGTCCTATTTGGGTTCCAAGTTCACCAATGTTTGGTGTTTTCCAGGCAGATTCATTTGAACACCATGATTCGTATTGGGGGAGTTGTAACCCGACGTTCTGGGGTCTTCCCACAGTTACAGCAGGTAAAGTATGACTGCAACAAATGTGGAATGATTCTGGGGCCATTCTTCCAGAATTCATATTCAGAAGTCAAGGTCGGGTCTTGCCCAGAATGCCAATCAAAAGGACCATTCACTGTCAATATCGAGCAGGTGAAGTTTTTCAATTTGTGTTTATATCTCATTTCTTTTGCTACTGAAACCAAGGGACGAACTGATAGAAAAGTTGTGTCCTAGTTCATGTCTCTTTGGCTAACCAAAAATGACATAACACACCTCAATTTAGCCAAATTGTTGTAGTAAGGAGGTTCTTGCTTTACAGAttcccaaataaaataaaacgtgAGACTCAAATttttagtttcctttttttccaACCTTGCTGGATTATGAAATGGAGCCTTAATGAAACAAGTTCAAACTCAATTTTGGTTTACATACCTTTCTGCAGACGATATACAGGAACTATCAAAAACTCACTCTCCAGGAGAGCCCAGGTATCGTGCCAGCAGGTCGTCTTCCTAGATACAAGGAAGTGATACTCTTGAACGATTTGATTGATTGTGCCCGCCCGGGGGAAGAGATTGTAATACCCTTATGTCTACACTTCTTTTATCTGGTTTTTGTTGCACTTGATTATCCTGGTTATGATAGGGATTACCACCTGAACTTCTgtttcatgttccatgtgatTTATTTCAGGAGGTCACAGGTATTTACACGAATAATTTTGACCTTTCCCTGAATACGAAGAATGGATTTCCTGTATTTGCCACTGTAGTCGAGGCAAATTATGTCACAAAGAAGCAGGATCTCTTTTCTGCTTACAAACTTACCCAGGAGGACAAAGAGGAAATTGAGAAGTTGGCTAAAGATCCCAGGATTGGAGAAAGGGTTTGTTACTTAGCATGCTTTTTATCAACTCTTTCTCTGTTATATCATGATTTACTCACAAAAGTTTATGACTAAAATTTCAGATTGTCAAGTCCATTGCACCATCAATCTATGGCCACGAGGATATAAAAACTGCAATGGCTCTTGCAATGTTTGGAGGccaagaaaaaaatgttgaaggGAAACATAGGTTGCGAGGAGACATAAATGTACTTCTCCTTGGTGATCCAGGCACTGCCAAATCACAGTTTTTAAAGTAAGACCGACCCCAATTAATCTGAGTGGCTTGACTGGTTTGATAATGGCAATCAGTTGTTAACTtccaaaaaaacattttttccccAAGGTATGTCGAAAAGACCGGGCAGAGAGCTGTGTATACCACTGGTAAAGGTGCTTCCGCTGTGGGTCTCACAGCATCAGTACACAAGGATCCTGTCACACGCGAATGGACACTTGAAGGAGGGGCTCTTGTTCTAGCAGATAAAGGAATCTGTCTAATTGATGAGTTTGACAAGATGAATGATCAAGACAGGTAAGGAAATGTATGTACATATATTTTGGTACTTCAATCCCTTGCAAAAATTTGTATCATGTGAACAAGAAAGTTTATATCCTCTATTAGAGTGAGCATCCACGAAGCAATGGAACAGCAGAGTATTAGCATATCAAAGGCTGGGATTGTCACTTCTCTCCAGGCTCGCTGCTCTGTCATTGCTGCTGCAAATCCAATTGGAGGAAGGTATGCCAGTAgatagatttattttatgtagaaATAAGCTAAGGGGCATTAACTTGATTTTACTGCACTGATGAAAAATGAATGAGCCTAATCTACAAACCATGCATTGTAGCCTCTTGCTGAATGATCTGCAATTTAATCATCTGttgcttcaaaattttgattctgACCAAAAATCCTGTTTCCAGATATGATTCCTCGAAGACATTTTCACAAAATGTTGAATTGACAGATCCAATCGTTTCTCGGTTTGATGTCCTCTGTGTTGTCAAGGTTATTTTTCTACTACTCTTATCTTTTCCTTTACATTTCTATGTGTTGCTTTAAACACGGGGGAAACTTGTTTAATGCAGGACGTTGTTGACCCAGTCACAGACGAGATGCTTGCAAAGTTTGTGGTTGATAGTCATTTCAAGTCACAACCCAAGGGCACTAATGTAGAGGATAAGTCCTTGAGCAATTCCCAAGATGATATTCAACCATCTGCCAGGCCTCTTGATCCTGAGGTTCCAATCTTGGGCTCTTATCCAGTCTCTCATTCAGTGGCTTGTAAATCTGCTTGAACTTAAATTTCCTGTTCTGGATTTCTTAAGAGTTTTTCTTCTTATCAGATACTCTCTCAAGATTTGCTGAAGAAATACTTGACTTATGCTAAGTTGAATGTCTTCCCAAGGTTGCATGACGCAGATCTGAACAAGCTCACACATGTTTATGCTGAGCTGCGGAGAGAATCTTCGGTGAGACTTTCCCTTGCTAATTTCGAGTTAGGACTTATCTTGTTAGTTGATCATCTCATGACATATCCTGCATGTTTAGCATGGACAAGGAGTCCCAATAGCAGTAAGGCATATAGAATCAATGATACGGATGTCTGAAGCACATGCCAGAATGCACCTCAGACAGCATGTTACCCAGGAAGATGTTGACATGGCTATTCGTGTCCTGCTTGATTCTTTCATTTCAACACAAAAATTCGGGGTGCAGAAAGCTCTACAAAAGGTACTGAAAAGATATATTTGCCTTTGCATTCCTTAACCATTCTTTTTCTCTTAGAATATATTCTATATGTTTGTCCAATGATCCT is a genomic window of Vitis riparia cultivar Riparia Gloire de Montpellier isolate 1030 chromosome 1, EGFV_Vit.rip_1.0, whole genome shotgun sequence containing:
- the LOC117923635 gene encoding DNA replication licensing factor MCM2, giving the protein MAGEASNSDPHPRPSDSDAGNSGNPPSTPDSPTSAGFNTDQLPPSRTSENYSDEDEAAVDPHIIRDEPEDVEDEGEGEDLYNDNFMDDYRRMDEHDQYESLGLDESLEDERDLDQIMEDRRAAEMELDTRDTRITETKLPRLLLDQDTDDDNHRPSKRSRADFRPPAAARSYDDADAMLSSPGRSRGHSREDVPMTDQTDDEPYEDDDDDDGEFEMYRVQGTLREWVTRDEVRRFIAKKFKEFVLTYVNPKNEHGDFEYVRLINEMVSANKCSLEIDYKQFIYIHPNIAIWLADAPQSVLEVMEDVAKNVVFDLHPNYKNIHQKIYVRITNLPVYDQIRNIRQIHLNTMIRIGGVVTRRSGVFPQLQQVKYDCNKCGMILGPFFQNSYSEVKVGSCPECQSKGPFTVNIEQTIYRNYQKLTLQESPGIVPAGRLPRYKEVILLNDLIDCARPGEEIEVTGIYTNNFDLSLNTKNGFPVFATVVEANYVTKKQDLFSAYKLTQEDKEEIEKLAKDPRIGERIVKSIAPSIYGHEDIKTAMALAMFGGQEKNVEGKHRLRGDINVLLLGDPGTAKSQFLKYVEKTGQRAVYTTGKGASAVGLTASVHKDPVTREWTLEGGALVLADKGICLIDEFDKMNDQDRVSIHEAMEQQSISISKAGIVTSLQARCSVIAAANPIGGRYDSSKTFSQNVELTDPIVSRFDVLCVVKDVVDPVTDEMLAKFVVDSHFKSQPKGTNVEDKSLSNSQDDIQPSARPLDPEILSQDLLKKYLTYAKLNVFPRLHDADLNKLTHVYAELRRESSHGQGVPIAVRHIESMIRMSEAHARMHLRQHVTQEDVDMAIRVLLDSFISTQKFGVQKALQKSFKKYMTFKKDYNELLLYLLRGLVKDALHFEEIVSGSSSGLPHIDVKVEELQSKAQDYEIYDLKPFFSSTQFSRAHFELDAERGVIRHRLAR